A window of the Lactuca sativa cultivar Salinas chromosome 5, Lsat_Salinas_v11, whole genome shotgun sequence genome harbors these coding sequences:
- the LOC111920661 gene encoding uncharacterized protein LOC111920661, with the protein MANQGAKKRRDENTRHMNNLFRIIIACNVVYILLRAGVFYSSFTWLHWIGLILTSSAYYLCYTQLASMAKPTYSDNGDLFDGGFDMSTGGACGYLHDVIYITCFVQLTSIISGKFWWIYAVIPGFAVYKGWGLIKGFLPQGGSEGVEEDEKTRKKREKMEKKASRGKFVKAKAR; encoded by the exons ATGGCAAATCAAGGTGCGAAGAAGCGAAGGGATGAGAACACACGTCATATGAACAATCTCTTTCGCATCATTATCGCCTGCAAT gttgttTACATCTTGTTAAGAGCAGGGGTGTTCTATTCAAGTTTTACATGGCTTCATTGGATTGGCTTAATCTTGACTTCAAGTGCCTACTATCTCTGCTATACACAGCTGGCATCCATGGCAAAACCTACTTATTCTGATAATGGAGACCTTTTTGATGGAGGATTCGATATGAGTACTGGTGGAGCTTGTGG ATATCTGCATGATGTTATTTACATTACATGCTTTGTACAACTCACATCTATCATTTCTGGGAAGTTTTGGTGGATATATGCTGTG ATACCAGGATTTGCAGTGTATAAAGGATGGGGTTTAATTAAGGGATTTCTCCCTCAGGGAGGCTCAGAG GGAGTTGAAGAAGATGAAAAGACaagaaagaaaagagagaagaTGGAGAAGAAAGCGTCAAGAGGCAAATTTGTTAAAGCAAAAGCACGATAG